One Proteinivorax tanatarense DNA segment encodes these proteins:
- a CDS encoding TIM-barrel domain-containing protein, giving the protein MKSYLMNDNVKVYRYGQPMETNIVQGRKVEKQGVDEIIKPKFENGKCRFDIKLQPDDMVYGLGGNLGGINKRGRRYESYCTDEPSHTDEKRALYGAHNFFIISGEENRGYFIDFPSRIKYDVGFSQLDKFSIQISGRDFCLYVIEGKSLEDITTNFLKIIGKAYIPPKWGFGYFQSRWGYKNKEEILEVHNSFKEKGIPLEGIYLDLDYMERFKVFSISTERFEGFKNLVASLKKDGTYLIPIIDAGVKVEKGYDVYEEGIEGEHFCKDEDGKPYVAAVWPGDVHFPDFFKEDTQRWFGLKYKVLTDAGIEGVWNDMNEPSIFYDEKSIKDALDLAVESKDKDMDAFSFFAAKDKFENIANKDEYYQRFYHQVGNQNISNDEVHNLYGYYMTKSANFGLSSLLKDKRFLLISRASSIGMHRYGGIWTGDNYSFWSHLDQNIKNMPSLNMCGFFYTGADTGGFGNDSYGEMLVRWLQFSVFTPLLRNHSAIGTQNQEPYAFGEKVTKECKKIIEARYRLLPYIYSEYMKSVNNFKLMFRPLSFEYDEDLAKEAEDQLFLGEELMIAPVYKANHKGRFVYLPEKMAEVTFDEGNERLEVKDSGIHYFNYKLSEFKFYLREDSILPHVASAMNVKSLSQQKLKVLAYVNARAEYNLYDDDGVSYDYKKGKVYNTKIKVAKTSQDYMIEVKNTNPFIKEAEFTIVNSDNKVIKKTIKL; this is encoded by the coding sequence ATGAAAAGTTATTTGATGAATGATAATGTAAAGGTTTATAGATATGGACAGCCCATGGAAACCAATATAGTGCAGGGGAGAAAGGTTGAGAAACAAGGCGTTGATGAAATAATTAAACCTAAGTTTGAAAACGGGAAATGTCGGTTTGACATAAAACTTCAGCCAGATGATATGGTTTATGGTTTGGGAGGAAATTTGGGTGGTATCAACAAGAGGGGTAGAAGGTATGAATCATATTGTACAGATGAGCCCAGCCATACAGATGAGAAAAGAGCACTTTATGGCGCCCATAATTTTTTTATTATTTCTGGTGAAGAAAATCGTGGTTATTTTATTGATTTTCCCTCGCGTATAAAGTATGATGTTGGATTTTCTCAATTAGATAAATTTAGCATCCAAATATCTGGTCGAGATTTTTGTTTATATGTAATAGAGGGAAAGAGCTTAGAAGATATAACCACTAATTTTTTGAAGATTATTGGCAAAGCTTACATTCCTCCCAAGTGGGGGTTTGGATATTTTCAAAGCCGTTGGGGATACAAAAATAAAGAAGAGATTTTAGAGGTTCATAACAGCTTTAAAGAAAAGGGAATCCCTCTAGAGGGGATTTATTTAGATCTTGATTATATGGAAAGGTTCAAGGTTTTTTCTATTTCAACAGAAAGGTTTGAGGGTTTTAAGAATTTAGTGGCAAGCTTAAAAAAGGACGGTACTTATCTAATTCCTATAATAGATGCTGGGGTTAAAGTTGAAAAAGGTTATGATGTTTATGAAGAAGGAATTGAGGGAGAGCATTTTTGTAAGGATGAGGATGGTAAGCCTTATGTAGCTGCTGTCTGGCCGGGAGATGTTCATTTCCCTGATTTTTTTAAGGAAGATACCCAAAGATGGTTTGGATTAAAATATAAGGTTCTTACAGATGCTGGCATCGAAGGTGTATGGAATGATATGAACGAACCATCTATCTTTTATGATGAAAAGTCCATTAAAGATGCTCTAGATTTGGCGGTAGAGTCAAAAGATAAGGATATGGATGCGTTTTCATTTTTTGCAGCTAAAGATAAATTTGAAAACATCGCTAATAAAGATGAGTATTATCAAAGATTCTATCATCAAGTTGGTAATCAAAATATCAGCAATGATGAAGTACACAATCTTTATGGCTACTATATGACAAAGTCCGCTAATTTTGGTTTAAGTAGTTTATTAAAGGACAAGAGGTTTTTGTTAATCTCCAGAGCATCAAGTATAGGGATGCACCGATATGGAGGAATTTGGACTGGAGATAATTACTCTTTTTGGTCTCATTTAGATCAAAACATCAAAAATATGCCTTCTTTAAACATGTGTGGTTTCTTTTACACAGGAGCAGACACCGGAGGGTTTGGCAATGATAGCTATGGGGAGATGCTAGTTAGGTGGTTGCAGTTTAGTGTATTTACTCCACTTTTAAGAAATCATTCGGCTATTGGAACTCAAAACCAAGAGCCTTACGCGTTTGGCGAAAAGGTGACAAAAGAGTGTAAAAAAATAATTGAAGCCAGATATAGGTTGCTTCCCTATATATACTCAGAATATATGAAGTCTGTAAATAATTTTAAGCTAATGTTTAGACCGCTATCTTTTGAGTATGATGAAGATTTGGCTAAAGAGGCGGAGGACCAGCTGTTTTTAGGTGAAGAGCTTATGATAGCACCGGTTTATAAAGCTAACCACAAAGGTAGGTTTGTTTATCTTCCAGAAAAAATGGCAGAAGTAACTTTTGATGAGGGGAATGAAAGGCTAGAGGTAAAAGATAGTGGGATACATTATTTTAACTACAAGCTTTCTGAGTTTAAGTTTTACCTTAGGGAAGACTCTATTCTCCCCCACGTAGCGTCTGCTATGAATGTTAAATCACTAAGTCAACAAAAACTAAAAGTATTGGCTTATGTTAATGCAAGGGCAGAGTATAATTTATACGATGATGATGGAGTTTCCTATGATTATAAAAAGGGCAAGGTATACAATACCAAAATTAAGGTTGCAAAAACTAGCCAGGATTATATGATAGAGGTAAAAAATACAAACCCGTTTATTAAAGAAGCTGAGTTTACCATTGTTAACTCAGATAATAAAGTTATAAAGAAAACAATTAAGTTATAG
- a CDS encoding EAL domain-containing protein has translation MEVEVTESIMVESFEIIYSTLSQLREKGIKVAIDDFGIGYSSLSYLTKLPIDTIKIDKSFVDGIESDSKKKLMVSTIMEMAKIMSLEIVVEGVESKEQYEYFADVNNTKIQGYYIAKPMAEQQAINKIKKILMKK, from the coding sequence CTGGAAGTTGAAGTAACTGAGTCAATAATGGTAGAGTCTTTTGAAATTATTTACTCTACATTATCACAACTTCGTGAAAAAGGGATAAAAGTTGCCATTGATGATTTTGGGATAGGGTACTCATCTTTAAGTTATTTGACGAAGCTTCCTATTGATACAATAAAAATAGATAAATCCTTTGTTGATGGCATAGAAAGCGATAGTAAAAAGAAGCTTATGGTGAGTACTATTATGGAAATGGCCAAAATTATGAGTTTAGAAATAGTAGTAGAAGGAGTGGAGAGTAAAGAGCAGTATGAGTATTTTGCAGATGTAAATAACACTAAAATACAAGGATATTATATCGCAAAACCAATGGCTGAACAGCAGGCGATAAATAAAATTAAAAAAATATTAATGAAAAAGTAG
- a CDS encoding GGDEF domain-containing protein produces the protein MSIPKQDIKDIVEKITAFDKMYQIMRIVDPIRKKVLLDQGDNNFIEKEEVCHGFWEKNTICENCISTRAYNEDDTFIKLEYKDNRVFMITAVPIKAGETKVVVELLKDVTKSMILEEEGLRGNIELKYLLDQANLAAVTDELTKIYNKRYIIERLPVDLLTNHLNNEPLSIIMGDLDHFKNVNDTYGHNAGDYVLREFALLLKNNIREDSGWVARFGGEEFLVCLPTTDLEEALKIAERIRTAVKENNFVYKEHTIKLTSSFGVYTVEGGNIKVYEDVIEVADKNLYKAKQSGRDRVIG, from the coding sequence ATGAGTATACCTAAACAGGATATTAAAGATATTGTTGAGAAGATTACTGCCTTTGATAAGATGTACCAGATCATGAGGATTGTAGACCCAATAAGAAAAAAAGTGTTGCTTGACCAGGGAGATAATAACTTTATTGAAAAAGAAGAGGTTTGCCATGGTTTTTGGGAAAAAAACACTATATGTGAAAACTGTATTTCAACGAGGGCTTATAACGAAGATGATACATTTATTAAGTTGGAATACAAAGATAATAGAGTTTTCATGATTACAGCTGTGCCAATAAAGGCAGGAGAAACAAAGGTTGTAGTGGAGCTTTTAAAGGATGTCACCAAAAGTATGATTTTAGAGGAAGAAGGACTTAGGGGTAATATAGAGCTGAAGTACTTACTAGACCAAGCTAACCTAGCCGCTGTAACTGATGAGCTTACTAAGATATATAATAAAAGGTATATTATCGAAAGATTGCCGGTAGACTTGCTAACTAACCATTTAAATAATGAACCTTTATCAATTATTATGGGTGATTTAGATCATTTTAAGAATGTTAATGATACATACGGCCATAATGCAGGGGACTATGTTTTGAGAGAGTTTGCTCTGTTACTTAAGAATAATATTAGAGAAGATAGCGGTTGGGTAGCAAGGTTTGGGGGAGAGGAGTTTTTAGTTTGCCTTCCTACAACGGATTTAGAAGAGGCTTTAAAAATAGCAGAGCGAATACGAACAGCAGTAAAGGAAAACAACTTTGTTTATAAGGAACACACAATTAAATTAACATCCAGCTTTGGAGTTTACACAGTTGAAGGCGGAAATATAAAAGTGTATGAAGATGTAATCGAAGTTGCAGATAAAAACCTTTATAAAGCTAAGCAAAGTGGGAGAGATAGGGTGATAGGGTAA
- a CDS encoding cysteine hydrolase family protein, whose amino-acid sequence MKKILLVIDYQNDFVKGPLGFSKAVELEDTIAEKIDLYRKNGDEVAFTFDTHNEDYLTTQEGRNLPIPHCIKGSDGWNLYGKVAERYLKTDVSFEKNSFGSTELLNYLAKNNYDSVELVGVVSNICVLSNAVLAKTALPESLVLVDASCTASNDEKLNEEALDIMESIQVKVINRA is encoded by the coding sequence ATGAAAAAGATACTTTTGGTTATAGATTATCAAAATGATTTTGTAAAGGGGCCTCTTGGATTTAGCAAGGCGGTAGAGCTTGAGGATACTATTGCTGAAAAAATTGACTTGTATAGGAAAAATGGTGATGAAGTAGCCTTTACTTTTGATACCCATAATGAAGATTATTTGACAACCCAAGAAGGAAGAAATCTTCCAATTCCCCACTGTATTAAAGGAAGTGATGGTTGGAACTTATATGGCAAAGTAGCAGAAAGGTATTTAAAAACAGATGTGAGTTTTGAAAAGAATAGTTTTGGTTCTACAGAGCTTTTAAACTATCTTGCTAAAAACAACTACGATAGCGTTGAACTTGTGGGGGTTGTATCTAATATTTGTGTTCTTTCCAATGCAGTACTAGCAAAAACTGCATTGCCTGAGTCACTTGTATTGGTAGATGCATCTTGTACCGCAAGTAATGACGAAAAGCTCAACGAGGAAGCATTAGATATTATGGAAAGTATTCAAGTTAAGGTGATAAATAGAGCTTAA
- the brnQ gene encoding branched-chain amino acid transport system II carrier protein, with protein MTQKRKDILVVGFALFAMFFGAGNLIFPPALGQAAGEQVVPVIFGFLLTGVGLPLLGIIAVSKSGGDLESLASKASKKFGRILACGVILTLGPLVAIPRTSATTYEMAIAPFFPNFNPIIFSAIYFFIVLVFVLKPSSLIDNIGRVLTPILFVTMITIIAKGIIQPQGVLIDTGINISFSNGFSEGYQTMDAMGATILGGIIIAAIRAKGYTKTKEVSQITVRAGMVAAAGLTIVYGGLAYLGATAGDMPMELSRPALIIQITNNLLGTFGQGLLGVAVGMACLTTAIGLTATAGDFFSRTSNGKSNYKVVSITTAMVSMGISNMGVDRIINFAEPILLILYPMIIVLVALAFLDKHIKSASVYKGAVFSALFISVMDVIGTFIFPIPMMTKAIQGLPLATQGFGWLAPSIFIGLVFYLKDHYVNYTRKKVGYTH; from the coding sequence ATGACTCAAAAAAGAAAGGATATCTTAGTAGTTGGATTCGCCTTATTTGCAATGTTTTTTGGTGCAGGTAATTTAATTTTCCCCCCAGCATTAGGACAAGCGGCAGGGGAACAGGTGGTGCCAGTAATCTTTGGATTTTTGTTAACAGGAGTTGGTCTTCCACTTTTAGGTATAATTGCAGTTTCAAAGTCTGGTGGAGATTTGGAAAGCTTGGCGTCTAAGGCCAGCAAAAAGTTTGGAAGGATATTGGCTTGCGGGGTAATTTTAACTTTAGGACCACTGGTTGCTATTCCAAGGACAAGTGCAACTACCTATGAAATGGCAATCGCTCCATTTTTCCCTAATTTTAACCCTATTATTTTTTCAGCTATTTACTTTTTTATCGTGCTGGTATTTGTATTAAAGCCCTCTTCTTTAATTGATAATATCGGAAGAGTGCTTACACCAATTCTTTTTGTGACTATGATTACTATTATTGCAAAAGGAATTATTCAGCCTCAAGGGGTGCTAATAGATACAGGAATAAATATTTCTTTTTCAAATGGCTTTTCTGAAGGGTACCAAACCATGGATGCCATGGGTGCTACTATTCTGGGAGGAATTATTATAGCGGCAATACGAGCCAAGGGGTATACAAAAACAAAGGAAGTTTCACAAATTACTGTGCGAGCTGGAATGGTAGCCGCAGCAGGATTGACTATAGTATACGGCGGGCTAGCTTATCTAGGTGCTACCGCTGGAGATATGCCGATGGAGTTATCGAGGCCAGCGTTAATAATTCAGATCACCAATAATCTTTTAGGGACATTTGGTCAAGGTTTACTTGGGGTCGCTGTGGGAATGGCTTGTTTGACTACGGCCATTGGATTAACGGCTACTGCTGGAGATTTTTTTAGCAGGACTTCTAATGGAAAATCAAATTATAAAGTTGTTAGTATTACTACCGCCATGGTAAGTATGGGGATCTCAAATATGGGGGTAGATAGAATTATCAACTTTGCAGAACCAATTCTACTTATTCTCTACCCCATGATTATCGTGTTAGTAGCATTAGCATTTTTAGATAAGCATATAAAAAGTGCATCAGTATACAAAGGTGCTGTGTTTTCTGCTTTATTTATCAGTGTAATGGATGTAATTGGTACTTTTATCTTCCCAATACCTATGATGACGAAAGCTATACAGGGTCTTCCGTTGGCTACTCAGGGTTTTGGATGGCTTGCACCGTCAATTTTCATTGGGTTGGTTTTCTACCTAAAAGATCACTATGTTAATTATACTAGAAAAAAAGTGGGGTATACTCACTAA
- a CDS encoding HDOD domain-containing protein encodes MKRVLLVDDEKQILRALSRVFLESPYSIYTAESGEEALAILDEQKIDMIVSDMRMPYMNGYQLLNKVKVRHPNIIRLLLSGYSEENTILKALNENVAKTFIFKPWENEQLLLLVDKTFKVYESMENKDIAQFVNNIGTIPVLEGNHKSLLQALEESNNLEKISCIVKKDQAISAKILRIAQSSYYQKRDKTKALKVEEAIEDIGAKNFKMLVDKTSTCDYCHEKHSEYIREIWTQSLISNKLVSRFYKTMMHKQPPSLALVAGALHNIGMLLMFKRYKMEYLSLFAESIKKRKTIEQKEVELFGISHGEIGSYLLDWWEFPHGVVEAAMYHHSPTEKAVVNKKLVHIIHLVNYYTFKLMGIENYSRLDTEVFTKLDVSQRKWEKEFAKIKKERWYDCEQKI; translated from the coding sequence ATGAAAAGAGTTTTGCTGGTTGACGATGAAAAGCAAATTCTACGAGCTCTTTCTAGAGTTTTTTTAGAGTCTCCTTATAGTATTTATACAGCAGAAAGTGGTGAAGAAGCTTTAGCTATTTTAGACGAGCAAAAGATTGATATGATTGTAAGCGATATGAGGATGCCTTATATGAATGGCTATCAATTGTTAAATAAAGTAAAGGTTAGGCATCCAAATATAATAAGACTTTTATTAAGTGGATATTCAGAAGAAAACACTATTCTTAAAGCGCTAAATGAAAATGTAGCGAAAACTTTTATTTTTAAACCTTGGGAGAATGAACAATTACTTTTATTAGTAGACAAAACTTTTAAAGTTTATGAATCTATGGAGAATAAAGATATAGCACAGTTTGTAAATAACATAGGCACTATACCAGTTCTTGAAGGAAATCATAAAAGCTTGTTACAAGCTTTAGAAGAGAGTAATAATTTAGAAAAAATAAGTTGTATAGTCAAAAAAGATCAGGCGATTAGTGCAAAAATATTGAGAATAGCTCAATCATCATATTACCAAAAAAGGGATAAAACAAAAGCACTGAAAGTGGAAGAGGCTATAGAAGATATAGGTGCCAAAAATTTTAAAATGTTAGTTGACAAAACCTCAACGTGTGATTATTGCCATGAAAAACACAGTGAATATATTAGAGAAATATGGACTCAATCGCTTATCTCAAATAAACTTGTATCACGATTTTATAAGACTATGATGCACAAACAACCTCCCTCTTTGGCTTTAGTTGCAGGGGCACTGCATAATATAGGAATGTTGCTGATGTTTAAAAGGTATAAAATGGAGTACCTAAGTTTGTTTGCGGAAAGCATCAAAAAGCGGAAAACAATAGAGCAAAAAGAAGTAGAGTTATTTGGTATAAGTCATGGGGAAATAGGAAGTTACTTATTAGACTGGTGGGAGTTTCCTCATGGAGTAGTAGAAGCTGCAATGTACCATCATAGCCCTACAGAAAAAGCAGTAGTCAATAAAAAACTGGTACATATAATACATTTAGTTAATTACTATACATTTAAACTTATGGGTATAGAGAATTACTCGAGATTAGACACTGAGGTTTTTACTAAACTAGATGTATCTCAAAGAAAATGGGAAAAAGAATTTGCAAAAATAAAAAAAGAAAGGTGGTATGATTGTGAGCAAAAAATATAA
- a CDS encoding response regulator, whose amino-acid sequence MSKKYNVLFVDDEVNVLNSIKRGLIDEDYNCLFASSGKEALEIMAENEISVIVSDMRMPKMDGLKLLKEVSKQSPETVKIILSGYTQLQQILTTINQVDVFKFITKPWKMESEFKVIINQALDYYKTIEENKRIKDSLEKQNEAYRNMFSSLSGKIKLQKRNNEVLQWFIDANNAFVAKKLGHDKEVLESIIDIQKKIYQQLIENFAEDAGEMEVGKFVSNLEKDLEEKTKLVKHAPEGDKLGQKKIENHFIVWVVQGILTIITEKSYYKSYMTIKQDTDNTSKIQVLFDEKENNVEHSLSYEVRKEMIEDLIQAMPFLEGVLVDVQKQDKKVVVEILLK is encoded by the coding sequence GTGAGCAAAAAATATAATGTGCTTTTTGTAGACGATGAAGTTAATGTGCTAAACTCGATAAAGCGAGGCCTAATTGATGAAGACTATAATTGCTTATTTGCTAGCAGTGGAAAAGAAGCTTTGGAAATCATGGCAGAGAATGAGATTAGTGTAATAGTATCAGATATGCGGATGCCGAAAATGGATGGGCTAAAATTACTCAAAGAAGTTAGTAAGCAATCTCCAGAAACAGTAAAGATTATTTTATCGGGATATACACAATTACAACAAATATTAACTACAATCAATCAAGTAGACGTCTTTAAGTTTATTACTAAACCGTGGAAAATGGAGAGTGAGTTTAAAGTAATTATAAACCAAGCATTGGATTACTATAAAACAATAGAAGAAAATAAAAGGATAAAAGACTCATTAGAAAAGCAAAATGAAGCTTACAGAAATATGTTCAGCTCACTTAGTGGGAAAATAAAACTTCAAAAAAGAAATAATGAAGTATTACAATGGTTCATAGACGCAAATAATGCTTTCGTTGCAAAAAAACTAGGGCATGACAAGGAAGTGTTGGAATCTATCATAGATATCCAAAAAAAGATTTATCAACAATTGATAGAAAATTTTGCTGAAGATGCTGGAGAAATGGAAGTGGGGAAGTTTGTTAGTAATTTAGAAAAAGATTTAGAGGAAAAAACAAAGTTAGTTAAGCATGCTCCTGAAGGTGATAAACTAGGTCAAAAAAAGATAGAAAATCACTTTATAGTTTGGGTGGTGCAAGGAATTCTAACGATAATTACAGAAAAGAGCTATTATAAATCTTATATGACAATAAAACAAGATACAGATAACACATCAAAGATACAAGTTTTGTTTGATGAAAAAGAAAATAACGTGGAACATTCCTTATCATATGAAGTTAGAAAAGAAATGATAGAAGATTTAATACAGGCTATGCCTTTTTTAGAAGGTGTTTTAGTAGATGTTCAAAAACAAGATAAAAAAGTTGTTGTAGAAATATTACTTAAATAG
- a CDS encoding hybrid sensor histidine kinase/response regulator — translation MKILVVDDQKLNLMLAKEMLTEHFSEHEVLLCNDSTKVKDMVFEQKIDIILLDIVMPKLSGIDILAELKGYKEKENIQIIMLTAKDDDKTFKTCFELGANDYIIKPIKSVEFQARLKTAIKDRTNTLKEKKLLKDIKRQNQELQKINDKLKETQFYLIQSEKMAAIGELAAGVAHEINNPIGYISSNMETLDAYTKKLREYYFFARQRLEQAQQIDMLEQIKDKDNQLNIEYVLNDLPELLQDSKEGVDRVSEIVSSLRNFARTGREDEKGYTSVDEIIAQVLLIVRNEAKFIAQVEYQGNQDVEIWCNKGQISQVLLNIILNAIFAIKKQERKDLGKINIAVENEKKYVSIKVSDDGPGIEQKIINKIFDPFFTTKDVGEGTGLGLSISYDIIINKHKGKIDVATDINKGTTFIVKLPKGK, via the coding sequence GTGAAAATTTTAGTTGTTGATGATCAAAAGCTTAATTTAATGCTAGCAAAAGAAATGCTAACAGAACATTTTTCCGAACATGAAGTTTTATTGTGCAACGATTCTACAAAGGTAAAAGATATGGTTTTTGAGCAAAAAATAGATATCATTCTATTAGATATTGTTATGCCTAAGCTTTCAGGAATTGATATACTAGCTGAACTAAAAGGTTACAAAGAAAAAGAAAATATTCAAATAATAATGCTTACAGCAAAAGATGATGATAAAACATTTAAAACTTGTTTTGAGCTTGGAGCAAATGACTATATTATAAAACCTATTAAAAGTGTTGAGTTTCAAGCAAGGCTAAAGACTGCAATAAAAGATAGAACAAACACGCTAAAAGAAAAAAAATTGCTCAAAGATATAAAAAGACAAAACCAAGAACTTCAAAAAATTAATGATAAATTAAAGGAAACACAATTTTACCTGATTCAATCGGAAAAAATGGCTGCTATTGGAGAGTTGGCAGCGGGGGTGGCTCATGAAATAAATAATCCCATTGGATATATAAGTAGTAACATGGAAACACTGGATGCTTATACAAAAAAGCTACGAGAATATTATTTTTTTGCTAGGCAAAGGCTTGAACAAGCACAACAAATTGATATGTTAGAACAGATAAAGGATAAAGACAATCAGCTAAACATAGAGTATGTATTAAACGACCTGCCAGAGCTTTTACAAGATTCGAAAGAAGGGGTTGACCGAGTATCTGAAATAGTGAGCTCTTTAAGGAACTTTGCAAGAACTGGCCGAGAAGACGAAAAAGGGTATACCTCTGTAGATGAAATCATAGCTCAAGTGTTATTGATTGTTAGAAATGAAGCGAAATTTATTGCTCAAGTGGAATATCAAGGAAACCAGGATGTTGAGATATGGTGTAACAAAGGTCAAATAAGTCAAGTTTTGTTAAATATAATACTCAATGCAATATTTGCTATAAAAAAACAAGAGCGCAAGGACTTAGGAAAGATAAATATCGCAGTGGAAAATGAAAAAAAATATGTAAGTATAAAAGTTTCTGATGATGGACCTGGGATAGAACAAAAGATTATTAACAAGATATTTGATCCGTTTTTTACGACAAAAGATGTGGGGGAGGGAACAGGCTTAGGATTAAGTATTTCCTATGACATAATTATAAATAAGCACAAAGGGAAGATAGATGTAGCAACTGACATTAACAAAGGAACGACTTTCATAGTAAAGCTTCCAAAAGGTAAGTAA
- a CDS encoding nicotinate phosphoribosyltransferase, translated as MNKPNFAMVCDFYELTMSNGYFKKGLHKKKAYFDMFYRSTPDNGGFAIAAGLEQFIDYIEALRFTKYDIEFLRSKKIFDEGFLEYLANFKFSGDVYGVPEGTPIFPNEPILTIRAPIIEAQLIETFTLLALNHQSLIATKANRIVRAANGRAVFEFGSRRAQGADGAILGARAAYIGGCSGTACAVSEQIYGVPAGGTMAHSWVQMFDSEYEAFKTYCEIYPEDTTLLVDTYDTLRSGVPNAIKVFKEVLIPKGITNFNIRLDSGDIAYLSKKARKMLDDAGLKNCKIIASNSLDEHIIQSLLVQGAKVDAFGVGERLITSKSSPVFGGVYKLVAIEDEAGNITPKIKLSDNVTKITNPHFKKAYRLFDKNTNEAVADYICVHDETIDESKSLKLFDPNVVWKGKVLRNYTAKELLVPIFKDGVKVYNSPTVHEIKRYCKEQVSLLWDEVKRFENPHIYYVNLSEKLWDVKQELLKQQKGNSENNNNGINLGDK; from the coding sequence ATTAATAAACCTAACTTTGCTATGGTATGTGATTTTTATGAGCTAACCATGAGTAATGGTTACTTTAAGAAAGGGTTGCATAAAAAAAAGGCATACTTTGACATGTTTTATAGAAGTACACCTGATAACGGAGGTTTTGCTATTGCTGCTGGCCTTGAGCAGTTTATTGATTATATAGAAGCTTTGAGATTTACAAAATATGATATTGAGTTTTTACGTTCTAAAAAAATATTTGACGAGGGTTTTTTAGAGTATCTGGCTAACTTCAAGTTTAGTGGTGATGTTTATGGGGTTCCTGAAGGCACTCCAATTTTTCCAAATGAACCTATTCTTACAATAAGAGCTCCTATAATTGAAGCTCAATTAATAGAAACATTCACCCTTTTAGCTTTAAACCATCAATCCTTGATTGCCACTAAAGCAAATCGAATAGTAAGAGCTGCTAATGGACGAGCTGTTTTTGAATTTGGATCCCGTAGAGCTCAAGGTGCCGACGGAGCTATCTTAGGTGCCAGAGCTGCTTACATCGGTGGATGCAGTGGAACCGCTTGTGCTGTTTCTGAGCAAATTTATGGAGTTCCAGCAGGTGGAACAATGGCACATTCATGGGTTCAAATGTTTGATAGTGAGTATGAAGCTTTTAAGACGTATTGTGAAATATACCCTGAGGATACCACTTTGTTGGTCGATACATACGACACCTTAAGGAGTGGGGTTCCTAATGCTATAAAGGTTTTTAAAGAAGTTCTTATTCCAAAGGGGATAACAAATTTTAATATTCGACTTGACTCAGGGGATATAGCCTACTTATCAAAAAAAGCAAGGAAAATGTTAGATGATGCAGGGCTAAAAAACTGTAAAATAATTGCCTCAAACTCCTTAGATGAACACATTATTCAATCTTTATTGGTACAGGGTGCTAAAGTAGATGCTTTTGGGGTAGGTGAAAGGCTTATCACTTCAAAAAGTTCGCCAGTTTTTGGGGGTGTATATAAACTGGTTGCCATAGAAGATGAAGCTGGGAATATAACGCCAAAAATTAAATTAAGTGATAATGTAACTAAAATCACTAATCCTCATTTTAAAAAGGCATATAGATTATTTGATAAAAACACTAATGAGGCAGTGGCAGATTATATTTGTGTGCATGATGAAACCATTGATGAAAGTAAAAGTTTGAAGCTTTTTGATCCAAATGTAGTGTGGAAAGGAAAGGTTTTACGCAATTATACTGCAAAAGAACTGTTAGTACCCATTTTTAAAGATGGGGTTAAAGTTTATAATTCACCTACTGTTCATGAGATAAAAAGGTATTGTAAAGAGCAGGTCTCTCTATTATGGGATGAGGTAAAGCGTTTTGAAAATCCCCATATATATTATGTTAATTTATCTGAAAAATTATGGGATGTAAAACAAGAGCTTCTTAAACAACAAAAAGGAAACTCAGAAAATAACAACAATGGTATTAATCTAGGTGATAAATAA